Within Limanda limanda chromosome 1, fLimLim1.1, whole genome shotgun sequence, the genomic segment gtgtgtgtatttctagATTTGTAGTGAAGTAGCTGCCAAAtaacatcttttaaaatctgtgtgtttcagtaCGAGGCTGGCGAGAGCAGTGAGTCCGTGCAGCTGAACTCCTCCCACTCCGACCGATGGGTTCTGGGATAAAACCGGGAAACCGACGCAGAGTTAAATGACGGAGGAACAGTCGGCCGGCGGCGGCGTCACCGTCCCACCGCCGTACGTGACCCTTCGTTGTGGGAGGAGCGAGAACACAGATCCCAGCTTTCACTGGAGAATCGTTGCCTGGTTCCCTGGCGAGGAAAACGTCTTTTTACCCCTCGACACAGGAAACCCAGTCCTGCTTCTTCAACGTCGTGGAAGCTAGACGGcagcaagagaaaaacaaacacgcttttaatgttttttgtatattttgtatcttcatttgtttcttttctgttcagAGTCATGTATTTATATCAGTGTTATAACCATGAACCTTTATTAAAATCCCATTTGGCTTTGGAAGCTTTGCGTGAATGTTTGAAGTTCCTGACAAGTGCTATCACAACACATCTGAGTGCATGTACACAATAATGTACACAATAATACCACTTATTCAAAAGTGTATTCACTGTTTCTGCTGGCTAGTATATTTGTGGTACAAGGAAAACTACGTAGTACAAATACCTATATTAGATGAACTTCTTCAGGCTACGACTCCAAcaatatgttttagtttttataagGCAGAAAGTTGTGTAGGAGAAAAAGCACATGAAGGTGAGAGGAACCCGCACATTGTCCTGTACtttattaaaactttattacgtatttattttgattaagtACAGGACAATGTGGGAGATTCCTCTTCTCTCAACTGCAAATACTTGATTCTTGAAGTTTTAGTTTTCTGTCCATCCAGCAGCAcccggctcctccccctctcctctccccgcCTGTCACGCCTCCTCTCCGGCCCGGTCCTCTGCTGTGCTCCGCCCTCTCCGAacaatctcctcctcctcctcctcttctcctcctcctcctgctcttcttcttcttctcctcccgcAGCCATCGAAGGAAGACCAGACCCGACTCTTCCCTTCCCTCGGACGGATTCACGGCCTCGCACCGGGTGATGCTGTGAAGCGGGAGCAGGCCTCGGACTCTGCGGGGGAAACTCGACTCTTTCCGGGGATGATCCGCAGCTCGTCGGTGAAGGTGAGAAACTTCGTCCCAGTTTCAGACGCGGTTATTTCACCTAAAAGTCAATTAACACAAACACGTGTTATTGACGTTAAAGTGTCAAAATCTGCGGATTCTGCGAagacgtttgtgtgtgtttttgttgtttttttgttttcgtcGCAAACTTTTGTCAAAACCGCAGAGTGACGTCACGTTCGGGAACAGAGATCGTCGGAAGAAAGAGGAATCTCACTCCCAGATATTATACAAAACTAATGGAAACTAAAGAATAAAATCAAAGTGTTCATTCAagtcttttaaattaatgtttaattaGGGGGGTTTTTTATGCAAGGAAACTTTGTATATCTGTAATGAAGATTGTATAGACAATGTTATAAgtattttattctgttgttcATAAGTTTCCATGTTTTACACATGAAACTATTTGAAAAAGGGGAAATTCTTGTGAAGCAACTTAAGAAACATGTTGGTGAAATATAAGTACAACATGGTTATTTACTAAGCCTAACCTACAACAGTTAACCCAGTGGATCCAGGTCCTTTTTTTTGTGACCCCTGTTTCAAACTATTGTGACTTGTCAACAATTATATTAACCTAAAGAGTATTTTCATAATTAATTTAAGATTATTTGTGCAGCGCCTGTTTAAATTCTACCTGTTCACTTTGTCTGTGTTTAAACAGTTCAACAAtctactgtcactttttattgattGTGTGTTGGACGTTGAGCTTTCCTAAACATTCGATTTTCCAGAGTGACGTTAGATAACGtggtgttcatcctacctggtttctTTGCAGAGAACATTTCATAgtcaacatttttccaaataATGTCTATATTGAATTAGAGTATTTTCTTATTCTTAGAATATTTTGATTACAATATGTACGTTGGAAACAAAGGGAGGTAAAAGGACATTTTAGAAAAATGACTTAAACATGAACATGGGTTTATGTTTCGTCTCCTTTTTGTGACTCCAGATTTGTTTTGATGACGACTTTGTTAACATTGTGTGATAAGTTAATCACCAGAAGTTTATTTAACAGCTATTCTGATAGTCTAAACATCACTGTGAACTGATTGTCTCTGAGTTTCTAACTTAATGTGTTGGATGAATGATACCACACATTGGAAGATGTCACTTTTAACCTATTAATCAGTCAGATTGgcacattgattgattgatgatgataataatcgTTAGTTGCAGCTGTAAACTAGTCATCACtgaaattattgttttgtttcttactaACCCCCCGAGGACTGTTAGCTTTTATTTCAGTAgatcaaacctcacagtattatAAACCACAGTTATTTTACAGCTCAGTAATTTATGAAtgttgatgtttgtgttcttttcgTATCTCAGGTCCATAACTAGAGCTCCTCAGTCCTCCTGCTTGTGAAGTGGTGAGTCTGTCTCCTCCTTGTTGTGAAGTGCTCGTCACATGACTCTCCGGAGAGGAAACTATTCAAAGTCACTGTGATGTAATGGGAGAACAAAGTGGTTTGTTACCACTGGTTTGTGATCGTGGTgatataaacaaacaagatgaagGATGATGCAGAAAAATTTGAGCCTTTTTCTTGAGTCCGACCGGTTTTTCTTTTAACTAATGCTGTTGTTTAATCTTTTCCCTGCAGTGCCTGTCGATTCAATCATGGCTCGTGGCTGCATCTGCTGCGTGAAATACATGCTCTTCCTTTTCAACCTGATCTTCTGGGTGaatattccacacacacacacagtcagaacaTGTTCCTTTTAATCAGCTGTAACATCAGTAAACACATTCAACTCCCCAGTTATCACTGAATCAGCCGgtttctccacttcctgtgtgtttcagctGGGTGGGTGTGGCCTGCTGGGTGTGGGCGTGTGGCTGTCGGTGTCTCAGGGCAGCTTCGCCACGCTGTCGCCCTCCTTCCCGGCGCTCTCCGCCGCCAACCTCATCAtcaccctcggcaccattgtcaTGGTGACGGGTTTCCTGGGTTGCCTGGGCGCCATCAAGGAGAACAAGTGCCTGCTGCTGAGTGTGAGTGCACTTTAAAATGTCTTCTCTTATCTAACCTTGTAAAATGCATGTCTTCGGTTTATTCTCACCACCTGACaccttcttcttcctgtgttattattcagttcTTCATCGTTCTGTTGATCATCCTCTTGGCCGAGCTCATCCTCCTCACTCTGTTCTTTGTCTACACCAACCAGGTAAGACCATGCACAGGAATATTCCTATTTTCTGACAATCCTCCgcttttgcgtgtgtgtgtggcatcacGTCATCCacttctccatctccatctgcGCAGGTGAGCGAGAATGCCAGACGGGACCTGAAGGAAGGTTTGGTGCTGTACAACACCGACAACAATGCCGGCCTGAGGGATGCATGGAACGCCATCCAGGGAGAGGTGCGTCCTGTTTGCTAAACCTTTTCAGATAATAATCAACTGCTTGTTTCCTATATCAGTGGCTTTTTTCGTCCTTTACATGTAAATGAAGTATGTCACGCAGTAAAGTGACTGTTTCCTTCTCTCTATCACCAGTGGAAGTGCTGTGGCGTGATGAGCCACAATGACTGGTACACGGCCCTGAATGAGAACGTGGTTCCCGACCGCTGCTGCCAGCAGGTTTACGCCGGCTGTGGCCGTAACACCTCCACTACCTTCTGGACACGGGTCAGTCATCGACTTTGTTCATCTGATGATGTTCTATCTTTTTCTTGCCGACAAAGTCTGACACACTTGAAGCACACGTCATGCACCCGTCGGTTTATTTTGCATCAGTTCCACATACATCACACAGCTGTCTGAAATACAAACTCCGGCATGAAATATGTATTCATCCActgctgaaaatagtccctAAAACAGATTGTTCACTCTTATctgcttattttttttgtttaagaaAATTACGtataaatacaaacatgcaACACGTATTCAATGCTCACATTTCATCTTCAGTAGGAAGAATTTACGACAGTATTGTGAAATGAGCACAGCTGAATCTCAAATGTTCactctcttttatttttgttccctATGTTTTCAGGGTTGCtatgagaaggtggaggagtggCTGGATGACAACAAACACCTTCTGGGAACCATCgctatgtgtgtgttggtcatACAGGTAAGCAGCTGGTATCAGTTGAGGCTGATCCATATCACTATGTGTTAATTTTTTCATATGACGTCTAAAACCTGATGAACATGTCATTTTTGGTGGCTCTAGAGTTTTGAACTAAAAATGTAGATGTAGCCTGGAATCCACAGATCACTATGAAACAGCAGCATgttctcatgtgtgtgttttcctccccaGCTCCTCGGTATGGCCTTCTCCATGACGCTCTACCAACAGATCCACCGAGGGGGGAAGAAGTACGTAGCCTGAGCGGAGTCACGCGGTGAATTCAGTCGGTTTAATACATGAAATATATCACATCTCCTCCATCATACCTTTTGTTTATAGTCCAAATAAGCCagataacgtgtgtgtgtgtgccactaCAAACATTTATCACCTTTTTCCTCAGTTTTTGTTGTGAatagaagtttttttttttaaatcacgtTACGAGTTGTTCTGTGTAAAAGTATCTGAGTGGAAATCAGAACTTGACTGAAGAAGCATGAAGAGAATaatgttgttgtattttttaagtGATGCCTGTGTAATAATATAAAGTAATTGTGTACTAACATGATCAATAAAAGCAGAGAGCTCTTGTCACCCGTTGAACTCTTGACTCTTGGTTTCGTCGTGAtgacacagataaaaacaggagaaacatcaggtcATCGGAAGGTTGAACAAAGTTCTTGTGAGGTGATCAATACTTCAACTGTGTCCGAGCTGATGATTCTTCTGCTTGTAtttcacagagaaagagaagctgaGATAACAGGTTTCAGTTTCTCATGTTACACAACTTTAATCTGAAACAACACTTGAGATAACATCACTGATTCACTGGCCTCAGTCGATGGGACGACAACTGAGCAActgatttaaacaaacaaatacttttTGAGTAACAGCTCATTAAAATGTTACAACCAGTTACTTGAGTTTAACAAATACTGACTGTGTAAATTTCTATTCTgataaatataaacaacatCCAAGTTTCTGCAGGTGTTTAACAACTgagggtttgtgttgtgtgtgtgtttaatgacaCACTTCTAATAAACACTGAAGCCTGGACACAGGATAATTAAAAGGACATTCACTCATTCCCCTTGTGTGATTACAAGTCTGAGCTCGTCTCATTATCATAGACGACGTTTCCCTTGATGACGACGTAGCGGACGAGCTCCTGTTGTCCTCCCAGCTGATAGATCAGATGCTCCCAGCTGCAGTAGAACGAGAGAGAGACTCAGTCACTGGGAGACACTAACACTTCATCAACACTACTGAAGCAATGAAACAGAATTAAGAATTCAGAGTTTCTatacttcacaaaaaaattaagGTTAAAACTCATTAGTTAGACTTTGTgctgtaaaaataaagaaactgttGAAAAAGTTTACTTCAAGTATTGACTGTTAATAACAATTAGTTGATGTGGTGCTAACTTAAATAACATAGTTTAATAACAGTTTATAAGACAATTGCATTTTTATATGAATGTCAATTGTCAACTTGAATAGTAACTGAAGTTAAACTGCAAAATATCAACGTGAAAgtataaagtaaaagtacttaaaCATTTCTACTTAAACCCAGTAATTGAATGATCTTTATCATGCAGCTCTAATTTTTCTTGATAAGTGGAGTTAACCGTTAAATGTATCTATAATGATTTAATAGTTCAAAtaagacaataaaaacacaaaacatattgACCGTGAGGCGTTGAGGACCAGCAGGTCTCCGTGCTTGTTGACCTCCAGGGATCCGTGTGTGTCGGAGCGTCCGAGGGCGTAGGCTGCGTTGATGGTGGCGGCAGCCAGAGCTTCAGGCATGGACATCCTCATGTTGACGCAGGCCAGGTGCATGACTATGggctgaggagggaggggagagaaagtgaagagaCTAACGTTtaccctgtgacctttgacctcccccCTGCCGACACCTCGCACCTCTGACTGAACTCACCATGGAGCAGCAGTAGGCGTTGGGGTTGAAGTCGCTGCCGAGGGCGACGATCACTCCAGCATCCAACATGTCTCTGGCCCGAGGCTGAGGCAGCCTGAACACACAAAGGGGTCATTAGAGAGCTCACAGCCAGgcgacaggtgtgtgtgtgtgtgtgtgtgcgtgtgtgcgtgcgtgtgtgtgcgtgtgtgcgtgcgtgtgtgcgtacCGCAGAATGTAAGCTGTGGTCGGTAGAAGGACTGCAGCAGTTTTTGCTTCAGCCATGGCGTTGATCCCTTCGTCCGTGACCTCCTCCAGGTGACTGATGGCCAAGGCTCCAAGCTCTGCTCCCAACTGACACACGTCAACACAACAAGATTATCTTTtacaatataataatttatCAAAGCAATAAATGGAATGTGTCCTTGCAAGTGTTACTAGCTCTTTTCCACTATTACCAACCCAACCTTTAAATTCAAGCCACACCAGATAGATATCTGTTCCCTAAATGTGTTAGACTTTTTTATTCTGTGAGAAATCTGCCCTATCTCGCTAGAAAGTGACAAAGTTCTCTCTTGACATATCCTTCCACTGAGTTTCATGGAAAaccgttcagtagtttttgtgctGCAGCCGTAAAGTCAAATAAACCAGCAGtgcctccttggcagaggtaataacgGATAATCAAACTAATCCTATGTTGTGGGTAGAGTCAGGTTTTCTGTGGAGTCTCTAGTAGAATCAGTGGTTTGAGGAGTGAGTGCTACCTGAGCAGAGTTCATGGGATGAAGCTCATCCCCGTGGAAGTTGATGTTGAGGCCCAGGTCTTTTCCCGCCTGCAGGATGGAGCGGGTGGAGCCGAGGTCAAACACTCCCTGCTCACAGAAAACGTCGATGTTGTCCACTCGGAGCTTCCCAGCAGACATGCGCTCCCTCAGCCGAGGCAGCTGGACCTGCAGGATGTCCTCCGTGGCCTCGGCGACCGTCTTCCCTCTGGATAACGACACAGGAAGTTAGGAGTGAATGTCAGGGTGTGATATGAAGTGAGGTCAGGGTTAGGCCGCTCTGTACTTGGGCACAGCGTGAGCTCCACAGTAGGTCGAGGAGATGTTGATGGGCAGCGTGCGTCTGGCCTCGTCGATCACCTCCAGCATCTTGAGCTCGGTCTGCAGCTCCAAGCCGTAGCCGCTCTTACACTCCACCAGGGTGGTGCCGGCTCGCTGCATCTGAGCCAGCCGGCCACTGAGGGAGGCCAAGAGGTCAGAGGGCGCGGCGGCCCGGGTGTGCTCCACGGTGAAGTGGATCCCTCCGCCAGCCCGGTGCACGTCCATGTAGGTGGCCCCTgccagctgcagcacagaaacacacagttcaTCAACAACTCAAGACACAGGTTATAAAGTGAGGTCATGAAACAAGTCAAAATACACTATTAACAATTATTTACCTTCATCGCAAACTCATGGACTCTGTCACCAGCCCAGACTGGATGAGTGTGAGCATCCACCAGACCTGGAACAAGATCACATCTTTAAAGCAACTAGTATCTACAGCAGAAAAATGTAGAGGTGTAAAAGGTTTAATATTCCTCTGAACTCTAGAAGAAGAGAGTAAAAGTACTTGAATGAATGTATTTAATTACAGACCACAGCTTCTCCCCTGATTAAATACGAGCTTCCCTCACCAGGCATGACGCACATTCCTGAAGCATCAATGACTTTATCAAACGTTTCCTTTGAGTACTGAGCTCTGATGGTTTCTGCTGGTCCCACAGCTTCGATCAGTCCGTCACTGTATGAACAGAAATCAGACACTTAACAGTGAACCTTCACTTTAAATCACACGAGGGGGACAAAGTGTAAAAGCTTCAGAAACGGCCTCCGTGCAGAGGATGAACCTTCATAACAACATGGCATTTCCTCTGGAAACATCCTCAGGCTGAACTCTACATTTCCCCCCCACAGTGCAGAGGAAGTGAACTGATTAGTTAAGAGTGTTTATTTAGACCCAGAAATACTGAGATTTGAAAATGATCCAAAATAAGACTGGCTGgttaatttcaacattttatgaaACTCTGGGAAAAGGGCAGGATTGATTAATTAGAATTTATTCTCAAGATATATATTAAGTAGAAGAGGTGATAACTGAATAACAATACAAAGATTGTAGAAATAAGGATAAGGATATAAATCCGTAAAATAAAGTGGTTGGTAAAATTGGAGTAAAATATGAATCCAGTATAAAATAAGCCACTAGAAGTCGCCAAATACCATTATTTTAAATTAGTACCGAGTGATCCGTTATTTTCTTAAATCAGAAACTTTCCAAACGTGAATCTCAACCACAGATCATTTTCattgatatttacattttatattaaccCACAAAGGAGATCATTTTAAAGGAGCGACTGAGGAACAGATCTCAACTGATCAATACATGAATCTGTGCTCAGAGCTCCAGGTTTTAATCATTGAATCTGAACTGGGTCTCAGTGGAAACTCACCTCCCAACGACCACGCTGCCgttttctatcacacacaggtTCTTCATCCCATGTTCCGTCAGGTATTTCTCTCCACTGCTGCAGATCAGAACCAGCTGCCGGGCATTTTCCACCAGGAGTCTGTGGCTGCtggacatttttctttattaatccGAGGTAGAGACAGTGACTTTCAGGGTGACTGGACTCAAACCAGTTTGAGAGAAGTCAAATATTTGTAGAAGGGCAGAGTTTAAAGTgcacagagagggggaggggcctCTGTCACTCATCTTTTAACTGGTGAGTATTTCTCCACTAGAAAGTTGTACATTGAAACTTTACAAATAGCATCCAATGAGGTCATTCACAATCTT encodes:
- the LOC133014245 gene encoding tetraspanin-9, whose product is MARGCICCVKYMLFLFNLIFWLGGCGLLGVGVWLSVSQGSFATLSPSFPALSAANLIITLGTIVMVTGFLGCLGAIKENKCLLLSFFIVLLIILLAELILLTLFFVYTNQVSENARRDLKEGLVLYNTDNNAGLRDAWNAIQGEWKCCGVMSHNDWYTALNENVVPDRCCQQVYAGCGRNTSTTFWTRGCYEKVEEWLDDNKHLLGTIAMCVLVIQLLGMAFSMTLYQQIHRGGKKYVA
- the amdhd1 gene encoding probable imidazolonepropionase, which encodes MSSSHRLLVENARQLVLICSSGEKYLTEHGMKNLCVIENGSVVVGSDGLIEAVGPAETIRAQYSKETFDKVIDASGMCVMPGLVDAHTHPVWAGDRVHEFAMKLAGATYMDVHRAGGGIHFTVEHTRAAAPSDLLASLSGRLAQMQRAGTTLVECKSGYGLELQTELKMLEVIDEARRTLPINISSTYCGAHAVPKGKTVAEATEDILQVQLPRLRERMSAGKLRVDNIDVFCEQGVFDLGSTRSILQAGKDLGLNINFHGDELHPMNSAQLGAELGALAISHLEEVTDEGINAMAEAKTAAVLLPTTAYILRLPQPRARDMLDAGVIVALGSDFNPNAYCCSMPIVMHLACVNMRMSMPEALAAATINAAYALGRSDTHGSLEVNKHGDLLVLNASRWEHLIYQLGGQQELVRYVVIKGNVVYDNETSSDL